In the Mytilus trossulus isolate FHL-02 chromosome 1, PNRI_Mtr1.1.1.hap1, whole genome shotgun sequence genome, one interval contains:
- the LOC134722225 gene encoding hepatocyte growth factor-like, whose product MDSPPTRLPNSILVVSFTHVVVSTFQCKSFTQGFSQKHCPVSTCRSDDQWSTDYNISCTNEDCFTQSTGYKGKVQCTVSGITCQNWNKNTPHVPKFQLDVSASNYCRDPPSTGRPWCYTTNPGLRWEFCPVPTC is encoded by the exons ATGGATTCGCCACCTACTAGACTTCCGAATTCAATTTTGGTTGTTTCATTTACCCATGTTGTAGTATCAACATTTCAGTGTAAATCATTTACACAGGGATTCTCACAGAAACACTGTCCAGTATCTACATGTAGAAGCGATGACCAATGGTCAACGGATTATAATATTTCATGTACAA aCGAAGACTGTTTCACACAAAGCACTGGATACAAGGGGAAAGTACAATGTACGGTATCTGGTATTACATGCCAAAATTGGAACAAGAATACACCTCATGTACCAAAATTTCAACTTGATGTCTCTGCATCCAACTATTGTAGAGATCCGCCATCGACTGGCCGCCCTTGGTGTTATACAACAAACCCAGGTTTAAGATGGGAATTTTGTCCTGTTCCAACGTGCTGA
- the LOC134722199 gene encoding pancreatic lipase-related protein 2-like: MFEKFYMNGRMDSFLKVLLVLQSSVFVSGFFFNRHPEVCYDHIGCFSNKAPYNNANGRIPESPDHIQTEFLLYTRQNPTEEFLLNAYDVSNISHSHFDGSKKTVFIIHGYNDYATSTLIQDIKYELLIKDDMNVIAVNWQYGADNLIYAKSAANTRVVGAIIGELLKNLHSAGLTSYSKIHLVGHSLGAHICGIAGAIVDGRIAKITGLDPAGPCFELQDPVTRLDTSDAHYVEVIHTDGASLLQFGFGLDRAIGHADFYPNGGVRQPGCDHNVHSTAFALITGRMGKFSAALACSHMRSFDLFIESINSQCAFIGIPCDSKEDFDAGLCTGCDDGCAEMGYNGQQNGHGRYYFATNSAAPFCEE; encoded by the exons atgtttgaaaagttttatatGAACGGAAGAATGGACtcatttctaaaagttttattAGTTTTACAGTCCAGCGTATTTGTATCAG gattttttttcaatagacaTCCGGAAGTTTGTTATGACCATATAGGATGTTTCAGCAATAAAGCTCCGTATAATAACGCCAATGGTAGAATACCAGAATCTCCAGACCATATTCAAACAGAGTTTTTATTGTACACACGACAAAATCCAACGGAGGAGTTTCTACTGAATGCGTATGATGTGTCAAACATCAGCCATTCACATTTCGATGGCAGTAAAAAAACAGTATTTATCATTCATGGTTACAACGACTACGCTACCAGTACTTTGATTCAGGACATAAAATACGAACTTCTTATAAAG GATGACATGAATGTTATTGCAGTCAACTGGCAATATGGAGCAGATAACCTTATATATGCAAAGTCTGCGGCAAACACGCGAGTCGTTGGGGCTATTATTGGGGAACTTTTGAAAAATCTTCATTCCGCAGGACTTACAAGTTACAGCAAAATCCATCTCGTTGGACATAGTTTGGGCGCCCATATTTGCGGAATTGCAGGTGCCATCGTAGACGGTAGAATAGCAAAAATAACAG GACTTGATCCAGCTGGGCCCTGTTTTGAGTTACAAGACCCGGTAACACGATTAGACACATCTGATGCTCATTACGTAGAAGTTATACACACTGATGGAGCTTCTCTTTTGCAATTTG gttttGGATTAGATAGAGCAATTGGTCATGCTGACTTTTATCCAAATGGAGGTGTACGACAGCCTGGTTGTGACCATAATGTACATTCTACTGCGTTCGCTTTAATAACTGGCAGAATGGGAA agTTTTCAGCAGCACTAGCATGCAGTCATATGAGGTCTTTTGACTTGTTTATAGAATCTATCAATTCACAATGCGCCTTCATTGGAATACCTTGCGACTCGAAAGAGGACTTTGATGCCGGCCTTTGCACCGGATGTGATGATGGATGTGCTGAAATGGGATATAATGGTCAACAAAACGGCCACGGGAGATACTACTTCGCAACGAATTCAGCTGCACCATTTTGTGAAGAATAA
- the LOC134722216 gene encoding inactive pancreatic lipase-related protein 1-like, protein MFHQLILFGLLGLVSASGWFNEYFWWLGERQVCYDDYGCFSTDHPFSNTEGHLPESPEYLDVKILLYTRQNRRQAIDVTTNVGETFNPHKDTKIIIHGYFNTIEERWLPEMKDAFLEKGDFNVFILNWERAAGSLVYLQSVANSRLVAAITAKFIKDLQNIHNIDASTIHIIGFSLGAHLAGYIGNAVDGLGRITGLDPAGPQFEGLNIAVRLDPSDALLVDVIHTDADKLFNAEMSPGFGTKQAMGHVDFYVNGGSDQPGCANNMNQHLLQILKGNFNYRQNFGCSHMRSLYIFTESINSNCTFRSYPCALENLQPEKCSTCGESGCNNMGYNAIHTGNGTYLTMTRAARPFCIS, encoded by the exons GTGGATGGTTCAACGAATACTTTTGGTGGTTAGGTGAGCGACAGGTGTGCTATGACGACTATGGGTGTTTTTCCACAGATCATCCGTTCTCAAACACAGAAGGACATTTACCCGAGTCCCCGGAATATTTAGATGTTAAGATACTGCTTTACACCAGACAAAACAGACGTCAAGCCATCGATGTTACCACTAATGTCGGGGAAACTTTCAATCCACATAAAGATACTAAGATAATCATACATGGGTATTTCAATACAATTGAAGAAAGATGGCTACCGGAAATGAAAGATGCATTCCTGGAAAAG GGCGACTTCAATGTTTTTATACTAAACTGGGAACGTGCAGCAGGCAGTTTAGTTTATCTTCAATCAGTAGCGAACTCAAGATTAGTTGCTGCAATAACTGCTAAGTTTATCAAAGACTTGCAGAACATTCACAATATTGATGCATCTACTATACATATTATTGGGTTTAGTCTAGGAGCCCACCTAGCTGGTTATATAGGAAATGCTGTTGACGGACTTGGCAGAATCACAG gaTTAGATCCTGCCGGTCCACAGTTTGAAGGACTAAATATAGCAGTTAGACTTGATCCCTCAGATGCTTTACTTGTAGACGTCATTCATACTGACGCTGACAAATTGTTCAATGCTG AGATGTCACCTGGATTTGGTACTAAACAGGCTATGGGACACGTAGACTTTTATGTGAACGGAGGATCTGACCAACCAGGATGTGCTAACAATATGAACCAACATCTTTTGCAAATACTTAAAGGAAATTTTA ATTACAGACAAAACTTTGGCTGCAGTCACATGCGATCTTTGTACATATTTACAGAGTCTATAAATAGTAACTGTACGTTCCGGTCTTACCCATGTGCATTAGAGAATTTACAACCTGAGAAATGTTCAACGTGTGGAGAATCTGGTTGTAATAATATGGGATATAATGCAATACACACCGGAAACGGAACTTACCTCACGATGACAAGGGCTGCCCGTCCATTTTGCATttcttaa